The following coding sequences are from one Rutidosis leptorrhynchoides isolate AG116_Rl617_1_P2 chromosome 11, CSIRO_AGI_Rlap_v1, whole genome shotgun sequence window:
- the LOC139875608 gene encoding E3 ubiquitin-protein ligase PRT1-like, which translates to MKNAQLLFPVLYAFVTNTPDTDPATIAATAADHATRASAIADTNATVASTNAAIASAAAAIATAAVASISTAAATTSTRAAEIATSLADTANTAAVTSTTAANNSTIAAAIALAAAANAISAAAYSSTTASATSTTVATTSTTAAATSASSSATDGESDEYSGDFKCCICLELICKPVVLACGHLSCFWCVFKSMNTRHESRCPLCRHSYHHLPSICWLLHFLLLKLYPEVYQKRETQIMEEEKTSGTFSTQFDRYIALSRSSEPMTSLECTTSDNNCNTNDEVIENLTVEGCNERVSVTDVVCRICKEILYQPVVLNCGHVFCEVCIVGVTNEQCRCPVCQNVHPNGYPKVCCDLDRFLEQHLSEEYNAKKVAINKLSETSEQKIASTVTNGVESSTVSMSEHVSSSGRKVHFGVGCDHCGMYPLVGDRYKCTDCSEEIGFDLCEDCHKISPNLPGKFNQQHTPEHKFAVIILTDNHSEEDDTPVNQTNVGSDVVGPTPTNGTSADHEPENTGLISQADLYQHFFPILVVMVCQLVQFFYADHV; encoded by the exons atgaaaaacgcTCAACTTTTATTTCCAGTACTTTACGCATTTGTGACGAATACGCCGGATACTGATCCAGCCACCATCGCCGCCACTGCCGCTGATCATGCCACCCGCGCTTCCGCTATCGCCGATACAAACGCTACCGTTGCCTCCACCAACGCTGCCATTGCCTCCGCTGCCGCCGCCATTGCTACCGCTGCCGTCGCTTCCATTTCCACCGCCGCTGCTACAACTTCCACCAGAGCCGCTGAAATTGCCACCTCACTCGCTGATACTGCCAACACCGCCGCTGTTACTTCAACCACCGCTGCTAACAATTCCACCATAGCCGCTGCCATTGCCCTTGCCGCCGCTGCTAATGCCATCTCCGCTGCCGCTTATTCTTCCACTACCGCCTCCGCTACTTCAACCACCGTTGCTACCACTTCAACCACAGCCGCTGCTACCTCCGCCTCTTCTTCCGCTACCGACGGCGAGAGTGACGAATATTCCGGCGACTTCAAATGTTGTATCTGCTT GGAACTCATCTGCAAGCCAGTTGTATTGG CGTGTGGCCATCTTTCATGTTTTTGGTGCGTCTTCAAATCTATGAACACTCGGCATGAATCTCGCTGCCCTCTTTGTAGACACTCGTATCATCATCTTCCGAGTATTTGTTGGCTGCTTCACTTTTTGCTTCTTAAGCTTTATCCCGAAGTTTATCAAAAAAGGGAAACTCAAATCATGG AGGAAGAAAAGACCAGTGGAACATTCTCGACGCAGTTTGATAGATATATAGCGTTATCCCGTTCAAGTGAGCCAATGACATCATTGGAGTGTACTACTTCTGATAACAATTGCAATACGAATGATGAAGTTATTGAAAATCTGACTGTTGAAGGATGTAACGAGCGGGTTTCTGTCACCGATGTAGTATGTAGAATTTGTAAAGAGATTCTATATCAACCTGTTGTACTTAACTGTGGTCATG TGTTTTGTGAAGTGTGTATTGTTGGTGTTACGAATGAGCAATGTCGATGCCCTGTGTGTCAAAATGTGCATCCAAACGGGTATCCAAAAGTCTGTTGTGATCTTGACCGTTTCTTGGAGCAGCATTTATCAGAAGAATATAATGCAAAAAAAGTGGCTATCAACAAGCTTAGTGAAACGTCTGAGCAAAAAATCGCATCAACAG TTACGAATGGTGTTGAATCTTCAACTGTATCTATGTCTGAGCACGTGTCTAGTTCAGGCCGCAAAGTTCACTTTGGAGTTGGTTGTGATCATTGTGGG ATGTATCCACTAGTCGGCGACCGTTACAAATGCACGGATTGCTCAGAGGAAATCGGCTTCGACCTTTGTGAAGATTGTCACAAAATTTCTCCAAATCTTCCTGGAAAATTCAATCAGCAACATACACCAGAGCATAAGTTTGCAGTTATTATACTCACCGACAACCATTCTGAAGAAGATGATACACCTGTAAACCAAACCAACGTAGGAAGTGACGTTGTGGGCCCTACACCAACTAACGGTACATCTGCTGATCATGAACCCGAGAACACTGGACTGATTTCACAAGCTGATCTATATCAACATTTTTTCCCAATACTTGTTGTAATGGTGTGTCAACTGGTGCAATTTTTTTATGCCGATCATGTTTGA